In Helicoverpa zea isolate HzStark_Cry1AcR chromosome 3, ilHelZeax1.1, whole genome shotgun sequence, the following proteins share a genomic window:
- the LOC124646269 gene encoding ragulator complex protein LAMTOR5: protein MEKELDKVVEEIMSTPNVSGCLVADHQGLCLAAKGTAHVDSAGIVVAISEQACKIQPNLKPPTVCLETDKKQCLIQRHGTITGAIIKQKS from the coding sequence ATGGAGAAAGAGTTAGACAAAGTAGTTGAGGAGATAATGTCGACTCCGAATGTGAGCGGTTGCCTAGTAGCGGACCACCAGGGGCTGTGTTTGGCTGCGAAAGGAACGGCGCACGTTGACTCAGCAGGGATTGTAGTCGCGATATCTGAGCAGGCGTGTAAAATACAGCCCAATCTGAAGCCGCCCACTGTTTGCTTAGAGACAGACAAGAAGCAGTGTCTGATTCAGCGACACGGAACGATCACCGGAGCGATTATCAAGCAGAAATCATAG
- the LOC124645857 gene encoding calcium channel flower, with translation MSLTDKLSMLMARPGGDNAQKDDVPWWMRYAGRGLGTVGGFIAIVLGLLNCISIVVLNVACLIAGIWQMLAGFIVIVCEAPCCCFFIDYVQTLSDKVESRPYWNKAALYIGLSVPPFFMCFLSMSTWFGSGLIFATGIIYGMMALGKKGSIEDMRTSAANLEAGLGQPTSAPRANLVTNEQPISFTGVPARN, from the exons ATG TCGTTAACAGACAAGCTTTCCATGCTTATGGCCCGGCCGGGCGGCGACAATGCCCAGAAAGATGACGTGCCTTGGTGGATGCGCTACGCTGGTCGGGGACTTGGAACAGTTGGCGGTTTCA TTGCCATAGTCCTGGGTCTCCTCAACTGCATCAGCATCGTGGTCCTGAACGTGGCCTGCCTCATAGCCGGCATCTGGCAGATGCTGGCAGGGTTCATAGTGATAGTGTGTGAAGCTCCGTGCTGCTGCTTCTTCATAGACTACGTGCAGACCCTCAGCGATAAGGTGGAGAGCAGGCCTTATTGGAACAAGGCTGCGCTGTATATTGG GCTGTCAGTCCCACCATTCTTCATGTGCTTCCTAAGCATGAGCACGTGGTTCGGCAGCGGTCTGATCTTCGCGACCGGTATCATATACGGCATGATGGCGCTCGGCAAAAA AGGCTCCATAGAAGACATGAGGACGTCGGCTGCCAACTTGGAAGCAGGGTTAGGCCAGCCGACGAGCGCGCCTCGCGCCAACCTCGTGACGAACGAACAGCCCATCAGCTTCACCGGCGTTCCCGCGCGCAACTGA